A window of the Polypterus senegalus isolate Bchr_013 chromosome 4, ASM1683550v1, whole genome shotgun sequence genome harbors these coding sequences:
- the LOC120528080 gene encoding uncharacterized protein LOC120528080 isoform X1, giving the protein MSVDKKDSSAAQNPGEEKENESCLLANNIVSQSKEDTQSSATQVSSDSNKDLMSESTKDSVEQDECKLSKICSNAPNVNADSKCIPSSPHSSNQDTELKTDCISASSQQNRNTSSVLPNNSVSKVTEDSNSNKELQTDCTADSNEQNDSKSSVVPTNIGINNKEDRNNVIAPLISKCENTLQPDSTEEPLQKNGCKSDDIYNSISDVNADNRAIVSSHVSPNQNAEPKTDSTVDLVEKNENKSSVLPNNSVSKVTEDSNSNKELQMDSTADSNEQNDSESSAVPTNISSNNKEDRNNVIAPLISKCENTLQPDSTEEPLQKNECKSDDIYNSISDVNADNRAIASLHVSPNQNAEPKTDSTADLVGKKENKSSVLPNNSVSKVTEDSNFNKELKTDFTADSNEQNDNKSFAVPTNIGSNDKEDRNNSIAPLISKRINLLQLDSTEEPLQKNECKSEDINNSISDVNADNKSTASSHVSPNQNAEPKTDSTADLVEKNENKSSVLPNNSVSKVTEDSNSNKELQTDCTADSNEQNDSKSSVVPTNISSNNKEDRNNVIAPLISKCENTLQPDSTEEPLQKNECKSDDIYNSISDVNADNKSTASSHVSPNQNAEPKTDSTVDLVGKKENKSSVLPNNSVSKVTEDSNSNKELQMDSTADSNEQNDSESSAVPTSISSNNKEDRNNSITPITSKRKNTLKPDSIVETLQKNECKSDDIYNSISDVNADNTSTASSHVSPNQNAEPKTDSTVDLVGKKENKSSVLPNNSVSKVTEDSNSNKELQMDSTADSNEQNDSESSAVPTSISSNNKEDRNNSITPITSKRKNTLKPDSIVETLQKNECKSDDIYNSISDVNADNRAIASLHVSPNQNAEPKTDSTADLVGKNENKSSALPNNSVSKVTEDSNFNKELKTDCTANSNEQNDNKSFTVPTNIGSNNKEDRNNSDLQISAAALPFNPPKKLQGGSIMDLLEQNEHKSSKICGNISKMSSTRGDTNNVNLELQHRNNNALQISSSTDQNESNNSIKNKNFNVTVKEQASSHSRLTFNALKELQSDTTENSRNVRRSQVSVKYSEKEVLQMHSKGDNILTDLRKNAIVRVESQKLNIPLLPIKSFPKPPLVSKDGALLEMAPLGRSFEVGQLYDCRKDVLMQDGTLWDMDTLKNNLNVTKQTTTVFNVLTSDSLDEKASALNVNLPLKASILAGLVEPQGAAEYLNSNKISNQQSRVTLHYSTTSRLEQLNMNTLRTKKVSSSKVFKEKTATHVVAGVLYGIQAFLFLDHICTKNEKKLDFEKKAKYLLSRIVTAIKEGKGDLKLTKEEEQNNLFSCTFYGDFLFDVNPDLTDVFQICSSVPQQLEENPQLAVPVLVWLYPLKQLNSRAASVVQDISEDQVSQCQAVIEELNEYVIKCNDIMKEVISMFPEATYGIEEFKAILLEYKQFFQRDLAHILPAIRSGSAVKQKLVEILKKKEHSPFSKKFLTSWIKHKEKDIATIISYFNFMKDIQVVSRNELDQLIHNPDIEHIVCFNFSSLLEEEPDLFHLKNHLQSLHDTEEDIQTQNLSSSSYIMTIMWQLWLYILHFFYKPSQHTIDLVPSSFSSNEMEIVNEDSNLEKSVAQKYDYDIISKTMRACAVQFIEFSKENANSLKTKFIITSIPDTACPGSFICLYSFGELDCDFQIPSKPLPPAEKCVSSDSITVKLENPTQNTQLEYKKREDDEWTVKNIHDEYEEVILSGLLPESVYQVRYKTVCWSDVGVASDVTEIKTHCKTSACLPEQQIEETFINKPPDIEERLAFKLKSKGTLLKQGCPSFYRLKLRLEYINKYREIVKCTFGEQISYRPKRTIMLLGATGSGKSTLINGMINYILGVQWDDDLRFKLIYEETCKSQAESQTSKITAYEMKHQEGFQVNYSLTIIDTPGFGDTMGIKRDQEITEQIAECFLSPQGIQQIDAVCFVVQASQARLTHAQKYIFDSILSIFGKDIANNILMLITFADGQRPPVLDAITASNIPCNTDDKGNPVYFKFNNSVLFANNKESTCSDMIFDKMFWEMGTQSMKRFFDSLEQMNTKSLTLTMEVLEERKRLETSIEGLQPQIRAGLTKLEEIRKTEQALKQHMNQIESNKDFEYEVEVTETVRESIAGTGKFITNCQKCNYTCHYPCALPNDEQKINCASMTNGDCRVCPGKCVWSVHSNQQYKFNYVTSKIKRTYDELKKNYEKATGEKMTTEKLFQQLQHEFDEVEDAVCDHIHVSHYCITRLEEIALRPNPLSTPDYIDLLINNEKQEAKPGFMERIKSLEEVKQQAVIIQKLKNKEELLPSEKIRYNYKEERKKQRGMVVRLFGAAYRGFKNMFT; this is encoded by the exons ATGAGTGTGGACAAGAAAGACAGTTCAGCTGCACAGAATCCAGGGGAAGAGAAGGAAAATGAATCATGTTTACTGGCCAACAACATAGTTAGTCAGAGTAAAGAAGATACACAGAGTTCAGCAACACAGGTGTCTTCTGATTCTAATAAAGACCTGATGAGTGAATCCACAAAAGATTCGGTGGAACAGGATGAATGCAAATTATCGAAAATATGCAGTAATGCACCCAACGTTAATGCAGACAGTAAGTGTATTCCTTCATCACCTCATTCTTCTAACCAAGACACAGAGCTGAAGACTGACTGCATATCAGCTTCATCTCAGCAGAACAGGAATACATCTTCTGTATTACCCAACAACTCAGTCAGCAAAGTTACAGAAGATTCTAATTCTAATAAAGAGTTGCAAACTGACTGCACAGCAGATTCAAATGAACAAAATGATAGTAAATCATCTGTAGTGCCCACCAATATTGGCATCAATAATAAAGAAGACAGAAATAACGTAATTGCACCTCTAATTTCCAAATGTGAAAACACGTTGCAGCCTGATTCCACAGAGGAACCACTGCAAAAGAATGGATGCAAATCTGATGACATATACAACAGTATATCTGATGTAAATGCAGACAATAGGGCTATTGTTTCATCACATGTTTCTCCTAACCAGAATGCAGAACCAAAGACAGACTCCACAGTGGATTTGGTTGAAAAGAATGAGAATAAATCTTCTGTATTACCAAACAACTCAGTCAGCAAAGTTACAGAGGATTCTAATTCTAATAAAGAGTTGCAAATGGATTCCACTGCTGATTCAAATGAACAAAATGATAGTGAATCTTCTGCAGTGCCCACCAATATTAGCAGCAATAATAAAGAAGACAGAAATAACGTAATTGCACCTCTAATTTCCAAATGCGAAAACACGTTGCAGCCTGATTCCACAGAGGAACCACTGCAAAAGAATGAATGCAAATCTGATGACATATACAACAGTATATCTGATGTAAATGCAGACAATAGGGCTATTGCTTCATTACATGTCTCTCCTAACCAGAATGCAGAACCAAAGACAGACTCCACAGCAGATTTGGTTGGAAAGAAAGAGAATAAATCTTCTGTATTACCTAACAACTCAGTCAGCAAAGTTACAGAAGATTCTAattttaataaagagttgaaaactGACTTCACAGCAGATTCAAATGAACAAAATGATAATAAATCTTTTGCAGTGCCTACCAATATTGGCAGCAATGATAAAGAAGACAGAAATAACTCAATTGCACCTCTAATTTCTAAACGCATAAACCTGTTGCAGTTAGACTCCACAGAGGAACCACTGCAAAAGAATGAATGCAAATCTGAGGACATAAACAACAGTATATCTGATGTAAATGCAGACAATAAGTCTACTGCTTCATCACATGTCTCTCCTAATCAGAATGCAGAACCAAAGACAGACTCCACAGCGGATTTGGTTGAAAAGAATGAGAATAAATCTTCTGTATTACCAAACAACTCAGTCAGCAAAGTTACAGAGGATTCTAATTCTAATAAAGAGTTGCAAACTGACTGCACAGCAGATTCAAATGAACAAAATGATAGTAAATCATCTGTAGTGCCCACCAATATTAGCAGCAATAATAAAGAAGACAGAAATAACGTAATTGCACCTCTAATTTCCAAATGTGAAAATACGTTGCAGCCTGATTCCACAGAGGAACCACTGCAAAAGAATGAATGCAAATCTGATGACATATACAACAGTATATCTGATGTAAATGCAGACAATAAGTCTACTGCTTCATCACATGTCTCTCCTAACCAGAATGCAGAACCAAAGACAGACTCCACAGTGGATTTGGTTGGAAAGAAAGAGAATAAATCTTCGGTATTACCAAACAACTCAGTCAGCAAAGTTACAGAGGATTCTAATTCTAATAAAGAGTTGCAAATGGATTCCACTGCTGATTCAAATGAACAAAATGATAGTGAATCTTCTGCAGTGCCAACTAGTATTAGCAGCAATAATAAAGAAGACAGAAATAACTCAATCACACCTATAACTTCAAAACGCAAAAACACATTGAAGCCAGACTCCATAGTGGAAACACTGCAAAAGAATGAATGCAAATCTGATGACATATACAACAGTATATCTGATGTAAATGCAGACAATACGTCTACTGCTTCATCACATGTCTCTCCTAACCAGAATGCAGAACCAAAGACAGACTCCACAGTGGATTTGGTTGGAAAGAAAGAGAATAAATCTTCGGTATTACCAAACAACTCAGTCAGCAAAGTTACAGAGGATTCTAATTCTAATAAAGAGTTGCAAATGGATTCCACTGCTGATTCAAATGAACAAAATGATAGTGAATCTTCTGCAGTGCCAACTAGTATTAGCAGCAATAATAAAGAAGACAGAAATAACTCAATCACACCTATAACTTCAAAACGCAAAAACACATTGAAGCCAGACTCCATAGTGGAAACACTGCAAAAGAATGAATGCAAATCTGATGACATATACAACAGTATATCTGATGTAAATGCAGACAATAGGGCTATTGCTTCATTACATGTCTCTCCTAACCAGAATGCAGAACCAAAGACAGACTCCACAGCAGATTTGGTTGGAAAGAATGAGAATAAATCTTCTGCATTACCTAACAACTCAGTCAGCAAAGTTACAGAAGATTCTAattttaataaagagttgaaaactGACTGCACAGCAAATTCAAATGAACAAAATGATAATAAATCTTTTACAGTGCCTACCAATATTGGCAGCAATAATAAAGAAGACAGAAATAATTCAGATTTACAAATttcagcagcagcgctaccctttaaccccccaaaaaaattgcAGGGAGGCTCCATAATGGATTTGTTAGAACAGAATGAGCATAAATCCTCTAAAATATGcggaaatatttctaaaatgagCTCAACTAGAGGAGatacaaataatgtaaatttAGAATTGCAACATAGAAACAATAATGCTCTGCAGATCAGCTCTTCAACAGATCAAAATGAGAGCAACaactctataaaaaataaaaatttcaacgtAACTGTGAAAGAACAAGCTAGTTCACATTCAAGACTAACATTTAATGCTCTTAAAGAACTACAATCTGACACTACAGAGAATTCCAGAAATGTAAGAAGGTCTCAAGTTTCAGTCAAATATAGTGAAAAAGAGGttttacaaatgcattcaaaAGGTGACAATATCCTGACAGATTTGAGAAAAAATGCAATAGTcagggtggaatcccaaaagctTAATATTCCACTTTTGCCAATCAAATCTTTTCCAAAGCCTCCCTTGGTAAGCAAAGATGGTGCTCTGCTTGAGATGGCTCCTCTTGGACGCAGTTTTGAGGTGGGACAGTTGTATGATTGCCGCAAAGATGTTTTAATGCAAG ATGGCACATTGTGGGATATGGACACACTCAAGAACAACCTTAATGTCACAAAGCAGACCACCACCGTGTTTAATGTCCTAACATCAGACTCCTTGGATGAGAAAGCATCTGCACTGAATGTAAACCTTCCCCTTAAAGCCAGTATACTAGCAGGTTTGGTTGAACCACAAGGGGCAGCTGAGTATCTCAATTCTAACAAAATATCAAATCAACAGTCAAGAGTAACCCTTCATTACAGCACGACAAGCAGACTGGAGCAACTTAATATGAACACACTGAGGACAAAGAAAGTTTCCAGTTCTAAGGTTTTTAAGGAAAAAACAGCAACTCATGTGGTAGCAGGTGTTCTCTATGGTATTCAggcctttttatttttagatcacatttgtacaaaaaatgaaaaaaagcttGACTTTGAGAAAAAAGCAAAGTATTTACTCTCAAGAATAGTAACTGCTATAAAAGAAGGGAAAGGAGATCTAAAactgacaaaagaagaagaacagaacAATTTATTCAGCTGTACATTTTATGGTGATTTTTTATTTGACGTCAACCCAGATTTAACAGATGTCTTTCAGATTTGCTCCAGCGTTCCTCAACAGCTTGAGGAAAATCCACAGCTGGCTGTGCCTGTGCTGGTCTGGCTGTACCCTCTGAAACAACTGAACTCTCGGGCTGCATCTGTTGTACAGGACATCAGTGAAGATCAAGTCTCACAGTGCCAGGCTGTCATAGAAGAACTGAATGAATATGTGATCAAATGTAATGACATAATGAAAGAAGTTATTTCAATGTTTCCTGAGGCTACATATGGGATTGAAGAATTTAAAGCAATCCTTCTTGAGTACAAACAGTTCTTTCAGCGGGATCTAGCACACATTCTACCTGCCATAAGAAGTGGTAGTGCAGTGAAGCAAAAGTTGGTAGAGATTCTCAAGAAGAAAGAACATTCTCCTTTCAGTAAAAAGTTCCTCACATCATGGATTAAACATAAAGAGAAAGACATAGCTACAATaatatcttattttaattttatgaaagaTATTCAGGTTGTATCTAGAAATGAACTTGATCAATTAATTCACAATCCTGATATTGAGCACATTGTCTGTTTTAATTTTAGCTCACTTCTTGAAGAAGAACCAGatttatttcatttgaaaaatcaTCTGCAGTCACTACATGACACTGAGGAAGACATTCAGACACAAAACTTGAGTTCTTCATCTTACATAATGACAATAATGTGGCAACTCTGGctgtacattttgcattttttttataaaccttcCCAACACACCATTGACTTGGTGCCGTCGTCTTTCAGTAGCAATGAAATGGAAATTGTGAACGAAGACAGTAATCTTGAGAAAAGTGTGGCACAAAAGTATGATTATGACATCATATCAAAAACCATGAGAGCCTGTGCTGTGCAgtttattgaattttccaaagagAATGCTAATAGTCTTAAAACCAAATTTATTATAACATCAATCCCTGACACAGCTTGCCCAGGATCATTCATTTGCCTTTACTCTTTTGGAGAATTAGATTGTGATTTTCAAATACCATCTAAGCCTCTGCCTCCTGCTGAGAAATGTGTGTCTAGTGATAGCATTACAGTAAAACTTGAGAATCCAACACAAAACACTCAGCTGGAGTATAAGAAAAGAGAAGATGACGAGTGGACAGTGAAGAACATCCATGATGAATATGAAGAAGTTATTCTTTCAGGACTCCTTCCAGAGTCAGTCTATCAAGTACGATACAAGACTGTTTGCTGGTCAGATGTGGGGGTAGCTAGTGATGTGACTGAAATTAAAACCCATTGCAAGACCTCAGCATGTTTACCCGAGCAACAAATAGAAGAAACTTTCATAAATAAACCCCCTGATATTGAAGAGAGACTCGCTTTTAAACTTAAGTCTAAAGGTACTTTGTTAAAACAAGGTTGTCCTAGTTTTTATCGACTGAAGCTGAGATTAGAATACATCAACAAGTACAGGgaaatagtaaaatgtacttTTGGAGAACAAATAAGCTACAGACCAAAGAGAACAATAATGCTCCTTGGAGCCACTGGATCTGGGAAATCCACACTCATCAATGGAATGATCAATTACATTCTTGGAGTTCAGTGGGACGATGACTTGAGGTTCAAACTGATTTATGAAGAAACTTGTAAATCTCAGGCTGAAAGTCAGACCTCTAAAATTACTGCTTATGAAATGAAGCATCAGGAAGGTTTCCAGGTTAATTACTCCCTGACTATAATCGACACACCAGGATTTGGAGATACCATGGGGATTAAACGTGACCAAGAGATCACTGAACAGATAGCAGAATGCTTTTTAAGCCCACAGGGCATCCAACAAATTGATGCTGTATGCTTTGTAGTCCAGGCCTCTCAAGCACGATTAACCCATgcacaaaagtacatttttgatTCAATATTGTCAATTTTTGGTAAAGACATAGCAAACAACATATTGATGCTCATCACATTTGCAGATGGACAGCGTCCACCAGTCCTGGATGCTATCACTGCTTCCAACATCCCATGTAACACAGATGACAAAGGGAACCCAGTTTATTTCAAATTCAACAATTCTGTCCTTTTTGCTAACAATAAGGAGTCTACCTGCAGTGATATGAtttttgataaaatgttttgggagATGGGTACACAAAGTATGAAAAGATTTTTTGACTCTTTGGAGCAGATGAATACAAAAAGTTTAACTCTGACAATGGAGGTGCTTGAAGAGCGCAAACGTTTGGAAACATCAATAGAAGGTTTGCAGCCTCAAATCAGAGCAGGTTTGACTAAACTTGAGGAAATTAGAAAGACAGAACAGGCTTTAAAACAACATATGAATCAAATAGAGAGTAACAAGGACTTTGAGTATGAAGTTGAAGTAACAGAGACAGTACGAGAGAGTATAGCTGGAACTGGCAAGTTCATAACTAACTGCCAGAAATGCAACTATACATGTCATTACCCATGTGCTTTACCAAATGATGAACAAAAGATCAATTGTGCTTCTATGACTAATGGGGATTGCAGGGTTTGTCCTGGCAAGTGTGTATGGAGCGTTCACTCCAACCAACAGTACAAGTTTAACTATGTAACTTCAAAGATAAAGAGGACTTATGATGAGCTtaagaaaaattatgaaaaagcaaCAGGtgaaaaaatgacaacagaaaaaCTATTTCAGCAGCTTCAACATGAGTTTGATGAAGTTGAAGATGCTGTTTGTGATCACATACATGTCTCTCACTACTGTATAACACGGCTTGAGGAAATTGCTCTCCGGCCAAACCCTCTTTCAACCCCAGACTACATTGACCTCCTCATTAACAACGAAAAACAAGAAGCAAAGCCAGGATTTATGGAAAGAATAAAATCACTCGAGGAGGTGAAGCAGCAGGCTGTGATAATACAgaaactcaaaaataaagaagagcTTTTACCTTCTGAAAAAATCAGATACAACTATAAAGAAGAGAGGAAAAAACAAAGGGGAATGGTAGTAAGGCTGTTTGGGGCAGCATACAGAGGATTCAAAAATATGTTCACCTAA
- the LOC120528080 gene encoding uncharacterized protein LOC120528080 isoform X3: MESQEHNIPLLPIKLYSKLPLVIKDGAMLDMAPVGRNFDVGQLYDCHKDVVMQDGTLWDMDTLKNNLNVTKQTTTVFNVLTSDSLDEKASALNVNLPLKASILAGLVEPQGAAEYLNSNKISNQQSRVTLHYSTTSRLEQLNMNTLRTKKVSSSKVFKEKTATHVVAGVLYGIQAFLFLDHICTKNEKKLDFEKKAKYLLSRIVTAIKEGKGDLKLTKEEEQNNLFSCTFYGDFLFDVNPDLTDVFQICSSVPQQLEENPQLAVPVLVWLYPLKQLNSRAASVVQDISEDQVSQCQAVIEELNEYVIKCNDIMKEVISMFPEATYGIEEFKAILLEYKQFFQRDLAHILPAIRSGSAVKQKLVEILKKKEHSPFSKKFLTSWIKHKEKDIATIISYFNFMKDIQVVSRNELDQLIHNPDIEHIVCFNFSSLLEEEPDLFHLKNHLQSLHDTEEDIQTQNLSSSSYIMTIMWQLWLYILHFFYKPSQHTIDLVPSSFSSNEMEIVNEDSNLEKSVAQKYDYDIISKTMRACAVQFIEFSKENANSLKTKFIITSIPDTACPGSFICLYSFGELDCDFQIPSKPLPPAEKCVSSDSITVKLENPTQNTQLEYKKREDDEWTVKNIHDEYEEVILSGLLPESVYQVRYKTVCWSDVGVASDVTEIKTHCKTSACLPEQQIEETFINKPPDIEERLAFKLKSKGTLLKQGCPSFYRLKLRLEYINKYREIVKCTFGEQISYRPKRTIMLLGATGSGKSTLINGMINYILGVQWDDDLRFKLIYEETCKSQAESQTSKITAYEMKHQEGFQVNYSLTIIDTPGFGDTMGIKRDQEITEQIAECFLSPQGIQQIDAVCFVVQASQARLTHAQKYIFDSILSIFGKDIANNILMLITFADGQRPPVLDAITASNIPCNTDDKGNPVYFKFNNSVLFANNKESTCSDMIFDKMFWEMGTQSMKRFFDSLEQMNTKSLTLTMEVLEERKRLETSIEGLQPQIRAGLTKLEEIRKTEQALKQHMNQIESNKDFEYEVEVTETVRESIAGTGKFITNCQKCNYTCHYPCALPNDEQKINCASMTNGDCRVCPGKCVWSVHSNQQYKFNYVTSKIKRTYDELKKNYEKATGEKMTTEKLFQQLQHEFDEVEDAVCDHIHVSHYCITRLEEIALRPNPLSTPDYIDLLINNEKQEAKPGFMERIKSLEEVKQQAVIIQKLKNKEELLPSEKIRYNYKEERKKQRGMVVRLFGAAYRGFKNMFT, from the coding sequence ATGGCACATTGTGGGATATGGACACACTCAAGAACAACCTTAATGTCACAAAGCAGACCACCACCGTGTTTAATGTCCTAACATCAGACTCCTTGGATGAGAAAGCATCTGCACTGAATGTAAACCTTCCCCTTAAAGCCAGTATACTAGCAGGTTTGGTTGAACCACAAGGGGCAGCTGAGTATCTCAATTCTAACAAAATATCAAATCAACAGTCAAGAGTAACCCTTCATTACAGCACGACAAGCAGACTGGAGCAACTTAATATGAACACACTGAGGACAAAGAAAGTTTCCAGTTCTAAGGTTTTTAAGGAAAAAACAGCAACTCATGTGGTAGCAGGTGTTCTCTATGGTATTCAggcctttttatttttagatcacatttgtacaaaaaatgaaaaaaagcttGACTTTGAGAAAAAAGCAAAGTATTTACTCTCAAGAATAGTAACTGCTATAAAAGAAGGGAAAGGAGATCTAAAactgacaaaagaagaagaacagaacAATTTATTCAGCTGTACATTTTATGGTGATTTTTTATTTGACGTCAACCCAGATTTAACAGATGTCTTTCAGATTTGCTCCAGCGTTCCTCAACAGCTTGAGGAAAATCCACAGCTGGCTGTGCCTGTGCTGGTCTGGCTGTACCCTCTGAAACAACTGAACTCTCGGGCTGCATCTGTTGTACAGGACATCAGTGAAGATCAAGTCTCACAGTGCCAGGCTGTCATAGAAGAACTGAATGAATATGTGATCAAATGTAATGACATAATGAAAGAAGTTATTTCAATGTTTCCTGAGGCTACATATGGGATTGAAGAATTTAAAGCAATCCTTCTTGAGTACAAACAGTTCTTTCAGCGGGATCTAGCACACATTCTACCTGCCATAAGAAGTGGTAGTGCAGTGAAGCAAAAGTTGGTAGAGATTCTCAAGAAGAAAGAACATTCTCCTTTCAGTAAAAAGTTCCTCACATCATGGATTAAACATAAAGAGAAAGACATAGCTACAATaatatcttattttaattttatgaaagaTATTCAGGTTGTATCTAGAAATGAACTTGATCAATTAATTCACAATCCTGATATTGAGCACATTGTCTGTTTTAATTTTAGCTCACTTCTTGAAGAAGAACCAGatttatttcatttgaaaaatcaTCTGCAGTCACTACATGACACTGAGGAAGACATTCAGACACAAAACTTGAGTTCTTCATCTTACATAATGACAATAATGTGGCAACTCTGGctgtacattttgcattttttttataaaccttcCCAACACACCATTGACTTGGTGCCGTCGTCTTTCAGTAGCAATGAAATGGAAATTGTGAACGAAGACAGTAATCTTGAGAAAAGTGTGGCACAAAAGTATGATTATGACATCATATCAAAAACCATGAGAGCCTGTGCTGTGCAgtttattgaattttccaaagagAATGCTAATAGTCTTAAAACCAAATTTATTATAACATCAATCCCTGACACAGCTTGCCCAGGATCATTCATTTGCCTTTACTCTTTTGGAGAATTAGATTGTGATTTTCAAATACCATCTAAGCCTCTGCCTCCTGCTGAGAAATGTGTGTCTAGTGATAGCATTACAGTAAAACTTGAGAATCCAACACAAAACACTCAGCTGGAGTATAAGAAAAGAGAAGATGACGAGTGGACAGTGAAGAACATCCATGATGAATATGAAGAAGTTATTCTTTCAGGACTCCTTCCAGAGTCAGTCTATCAAGTACGATACAAGACTGTTTGCTGGTCAGATGTGGGGGTAGCTAGTGATGTGACTGAAATTAAAACCCATTGCAAGACCTCAGCATGTTTACCCGAGCAACAAATAGAAGAAACTTTCATAAATAAACCCCCTGATATTGAAGAGAGACTCGCTTTTAAACTTAAGTCTAAAGGTACTTTGTTAAAACAAGGTTGTCCTAGTTTTTATCGACTGAAGCTGAGATTAGAATACATCAACAAGTACAGGgaaatagtaaaatgtacttTTGGAGAACAAATAAGCTACAGACCAAAGAGAACAATAATGCTCCTTGGAGCCACTGGATCTGGGAAATCCACACTCATCAATGGAATGATCAATTACATTCTTGGAGTTCAGTGGGACGATGACTTGAGGTTCAAACTGATTTATGAAGAAACTTGTAAATCTCAGGCTGAAAGTCAGACCTCTAAAATTACTGCTTATGAAATGAAGCATCAGGAAGGTTTCCAGGTTAATTACTCCCTGACTATAATCGACACACCAGGATTTGGAGATACCATGGGGATTAAACGTGACCAAGAGATCACTGAACAGATAGCAGAATGCTTTTTAAGCCCACAGGGCATCCAACAAATTGATGCTGTATGCTTTGTAGTCCAGGCCTCTCAAGCACGATTAACCCATgcacaaaagtacatttttgatTCAATATTGTCAATTTTTGGTAAAGACATAGCAAACAACATATTGATGCTCATCACATTTGCAGATGGACAGCGTCCACCAGTCCTGGATGCTATCACTGCTTCCAACATCCCATGTAACACAGATGACAAAGGGAACCCAGTTTATTTCAAATTCAACAATTCTGTCCTTTTTGCTAACAATAAGGAGTCTACCTGCAGTGATATGAtttttgataaaatgttttgggagATGGGTACACAAAGTATGAAAAGATTTTTTGACTCTTTGGAGCAGATGAATACAAAAAGTTTAACTCTGACAATGGAGGTGCTTGAAGAGCGCAAACGTTTGGAAACATCAATAGAAGGTTTGCAGCCTCAAATCAGAGCAGGTTTGACTAAACTTGAGGAAATTAGAAAGACAGAACAGGCTTTAAAACAACATATGAATCAAATAGAGAGTAACAAGGACTTTGAGTATGAAGTTGAAGTAACAGAGACAGTACGAGAGAGTATAGCTGGAACTGGCAAGTTCATAACTAACTGCCAGAAATGCAACTATACATGTCATTACCCATGTGCTTTACCAAATGATGAACAAAAGATCAATTGTGCTTCTATGACTAATGGGGATTGCAGGGTTTGTCCTGGCAAGTGTGTATGGAGCGTTCACTCCAACCAACAGTACAAGTTTAACTATGTAACTTCAAAGATAAAGAGGACTTATGATGAGCTtaagaaaaattatgaaaaagcaaCAGGtgaaaaaatgacaacagaaaaaCTATTTCAGCAGCTTCAACATGAGTTTGATGAAGTTGAAGATGCTGTTTGTGATCACATACATGTCTCTCACTACTGTATAACACGGCTTGAGGAAATTGCTCTCCGGCCAAACCCTCTTTCAACCCCAGACTACATTGACCTCCTCATTAACAACGAAAAACAAGAAGCAAAGCCAGGATTTATGGAAAGAATAAAATCACTCGAGGAGGTGAAGCAGCAGGCTGTGATAATACAgaaactcaaaaataaagaagagcTTTTACCTTCTGAAAAAATCAGATACAACTATAAAGAAGAGAGGAAAAAACAAAGGGGAATGGTAGTAAGGCTGTTTGGGGCAGCATACAGAGGATTCAAAAATATGTTCACCTAA